The following proteins are co-located in the Vigna angularis cultivar LongXiaoDou No.4 chromosome 2, ASM1680809v1, whole genome shotgun sequence genome:
- the LOC108329572 gene encoding pentatricopeptide repeat-containing protein At5g65560 isoform X2 — translation MRFLAFFTIPRETLLLLNLTRPFSTLHPLPPDLPSHLFTLLSHPNWHHHPSLPHLLPLITPFHVSSLLHLKPSPQTALQFFNWVATKPGYKHTPFAYASLLNLLVPHGFLRPAETARISMVKAAGSPDDARSRNVDGACCVFGLMWRKGCPRNEVSYTNLIHGLCEAGRIGEALKLFLHMEEDNCSPTVRTFTVLICALCEAGRKLEAMNLFREMSGRGCEPNAHTYTVLIDSSSKERNFDDARKLLDQMLEKGLVPGVVTYNALIDGYCKVGKNSEALEILGLMDSNNCSPNSRTYNELICGFCEVKDIHRAMSLLNKMFERNLSPTLVTYNSLIHGQCRVGHLDSAFKLLNLVKENGLVPDQWTYSILIDTLCKRGRVEEACELFNSSQEKDLKANEVMYTALIDGYCKVGKIYEAHSLFKRMVDEECSPNSITFNVLIDNLCTQNKGQEALSLVDEMIKVNLKPTVETYTNLIAEMLKEGDINHANKTLNQMISSGCQPDVFAYTTFVHAYCSQGRLEEAENVMTKMKEEGIVPDSLAYTFLIDGYGCMQLLECSFDVLKRMFDAACEPSHHTYGFLLKHLVKETLTIKDGCIVEGSFAQGFVSNDLINVWKTLDFDIVSLLFKKMVEHGCKPNVNTYSKLITGLCRVGRLNVALKLLNDLQEGGMSPSELIYNELLRCCCELKLYEEALSLLYDMNKNGHLAHLESYKLLICGLCDEGKKAMAESVFHTLLCCQYNYDEVAWKVLIDGLLKNGYNDECSMFLKSMEKKGCQLHPQTYALLIEGT, via the exons ATGAGATTTTTGGCCTTCTTCACCATCCCCAGAGAAACCCTTTTGCTCCTCAACCTCACCAGACCCTTCTCCACCCTGCACCCTCTCCCACCGGATCTCCCCTCCCACCTCTTCACCCTCCTCTCCCACCCCAACTGGCACCACCACCCTTCCCTCCCCCACTTGCTCCCTTTAATCACCCCTTTCCATGTCTCAAGCCTCCTCCACCTTAAACCCTCCCCTCAAACCGCATTGCAATTCTTCAATTGGGTCGCCACCAAACCCGGTTACAAGCACACCCCTTTTGCCTATGCTTCCCTGCTCAATCTCCTGGTGCCCCACGGGTTCCTCCGGCCCGCCGAGACCGCCCGGATTTCGATGGTCAAGGCGGCTGGATCGCCGGATGACGCCAG GAGTAGGAATGTGGATGGTGCTTGCTGTGTCTTTGGGCTAATGTGGCGAAAGGGTTGTCCGAGGAATGAGGTTTCGTATACGAATCTTATTCATGGGCTTTGTGAAGCAGGAAGAATTGGAGAGGCACTGAAGTTGTTCTTGCACATGGAGGAGGACAATTGCTCTCCCACTGTGAGGACGTTTACGGTTCTGATTTGTGCATTGTGTGAGGCAGGCAGGAAATTGGAGGCCATGAATCTTTTTAGAGAGATGAGTGGGAGAGGTTGTGAGCCTAATGCTCATACTTATACGGTCTTAATTGATAGTTCTTCTAAGGAGAGGAACTTTGATGACGCTAGGAAGCTGTTAGATCAGATGCTGGAAAAAGGTTTGGTTCCTGGTGTGGTCACTTACAATGCGTTAATTGATGGGTACTGTAAAGTGGGAAAAAATTCAGAGGCATTGGAAATTTTGGGGTTGATGGATTCGAATAATTGCAGCCCGAATTCTCGAACGTACAATGAGTTGATTTGTGGGTTTTGTGAAGTGAAAGATATACATCGGGCAATGTCATTGCTTAATAAAATGTTTGAGCGCAACCTATCTCCTACCCTCGTTACATATAATTCGCTAATCCATGGGCAGTGTAGAGTAGGTCATTTGGATAGTGCTTTTAAATTGCTTAATTTGGTGAAGGAAAATGGTCTTGTTCCTGATCAGTGGACTTACAGTATACTTATAGACACACTATGCAAAAGAGGGAGAGTAGAAGAAGCTTGTGAACTCTTCAATTCCTCCCAGGAAAAAGATCTTAAAGCAAATGAAGTAATGTATACTGCTTTGATTGATGGATACTGCAAAGTTGGGAAGATTTATGAAGCACACTCTTTGTTCAAAAGAATGGTGGATGAGGAATGTTCTCCAAACTCAATCACTTTCAATGTCTTGATAGACAACTTGTGTACTCAGAATAAAGGGCAGGAAGCTTTATCGCTTGTAGATGAAATGATTAAGGTGAATTTGAAGCCCACAGTTGAAACATATACAAATCTTATCGCAGAAATGTTGAAAGAGGGTGATATCAATCATGCTAATAAGACTCTTAATCAAATGATATCCTCAGGTTGTCAGCCTGATGTATTTGCGTACACTACATTTGTGCATGCATACTGTAGTCAAGGAAGATTGGAAGAAGCTGAGAATGTGATGACTAAGATGAAGGAAGAAGGAATTGTTCCTGATTCTTTGGCTTACACATTTTTAATTGATGGATATGGATGCATGCAATTGCTAGAGTGCTCATTTGATGTTCTCAAGCGAATGTTTGATGCTGCTTGTGAGCCTTCTCATCATACATATGGGTTTCTTTTAAAACATCTAGTGAAGGAAACGCTAACGATAAAAGATGGTTGCATTGTTGAAGGTTCATTTGCTCAAGGTTTTGTTtcaaatgatttaattaatgtCTGGAAGACGCTTGATTTTGATATAGTATCTCTGCTGTTTAAGAAAATGGTTGAACATGGTTGCAAACCTAATGTTAATACCTACAGCAAACTTATTACCGGACTTTGTAGGGTGGGGCGGTTGAATGTTGCTCTAAAGTTGTTGAATGACTTACAAGAAGGTGGAATGTCTCCCAGTGAGCTTATTTATAACGAACTCCTTAGATGTTGCTGTGAGTTGAAATTATATGAGGAGGCATTGAGTTTGCTATATGACATGAATAAGAATGGCCATTTGGCACATTTGGAGTCCTACAAGCTGCTTATTTGTGGGCTTTGTGACGAAGGAAAAAAAGCAATGGCTGAATCAGTATTTCATACTTTGCTTTGTTGTCAGTATAATTATGATGAAGTAGCTTGGAAAGTTCTTATTGATGGCCTACTTAAGAATGGCTATAATGATGAATgttcaatgtttttgaaaagTATGGAGAAGAAGGGTTGTCAATTGCATCCTCAGACGTATGCATTGTTGATTGAGGGGACTTGA
- the LOC108329572 gene encoding pentatricopeptide repeat-containing protein At5g65560 isoform X1 yields the protein MRFLAFFTIPRETLLLLNLTRPFSTLHPLPPDLPSHLFTLLSHPNWHHHPSLPHLLPLITPFHVSSLLHLKPSPQTALQFFNWVATKPGYKHTPFAYASLLNLLVPHGFLRPAETARISMVKAAGSPDDARFVLAFLRGLNLNCDEKFRFKLSVKCYNLMLMLLSRFELVDEMKGLYVDMLSDTVLPNMYTFNTMVNGYCKLGNLSEASVYVSEIVQAGFALDTFTYTSLILGHCRSRNVDGACCVFGLMWRKGCPRNEVSYTNLIHGLCEAGRIGEALKLFLHMEEDNCSPTVRTFTVLICALCEAGRKLEAMNLFREMSGRGCEPNAHTYTVLIDSSSKERNFDDARKLLDQMLEKGLVPGVVTYNALIDGYCKVGKNSEALEILGLMDSNNCSPNSRTYNELICGFCEVKDIHRAMSLLNKMFERNLSPTLVTYNSLIHGQCRVGHLDSAFKLLNLVKENGLVPDQWTYSILIDTLCKRGRVEEACELFNSSQEKDLKANEVMYTALIDGYCKVGKIYEAHSLFKRMVDEECSPNSITFNVLIDNLCTQNKGQEALSLVDEMIKVNLKPTVETYTNLIAEMLKEGDINHANKTLNQMISSGCQPDVFAYTTFVHAYCSQGRLEEAENVMTKMKEEGIVPDSLAYTFLIDGYGCMQLLECSFDVLKRMFDAACEPSHHTYGFLLKHLVKETLTIKDGCIVEGSFAQGFVSNDLINVWKTLDFDIVSLLFKKMVEHGCKPNVNTYSKLITGLCRVGRLNVALKLLNDLQEGGMSPSELIYNELLRCCCELKLYEEALSLLYDMNKNGHLAHLESYKLLICGLCDEGKKAMAESVFHTLLCCQYNYDEVAWKVLIDGLLKNGYNDECSMFLKSMEKKGCQLHPQTYALLIEGT from the coding sequence ATGAGATTTTTGGCCTTCTTCACCATCCCCAGAGAAACCCTTTTGCTCCTCAACCTCACCAGACCCTTCTCCACCCTGCACCCTCTCCCACCGGATCTCCCCTCCCACCTCTTCACCCTCCTCTCCCACCCCAACTGGCACCACCACCCTTCCCTCCCCCACTTGCTCCCTTTAATCACCCCTTTCCATGTCTCAAGCCTCCTCCACCTTAAACCCTCCCCTCAAACCGCATTGCAATTCTTCAATTGGGTCGCCACCAAACCCGGTTACAAGCACACCCCTTTTGCCTATGCTTCCCTGCTCAATCTCCTGGTGCCCCACGGGTTCCTCCGGCCCGCCGAGACCGCCCGGATTTCGATGGTCAAGGCGGCTGGATCGCCGGATGACGCCAGGTTTGTGCTGGCCTTCTTGAGGGGGTTGAACTTGAATTGTGATGAGAAGTTTAGGTTTAAGCTCAGTGTCAAGTGTTATAATTTGATGCTGATGTTGTTGTCAAGGTTTGAATTGGTTGATGAGATGAAGGGGCTGTATGTTGACATGTTGAGTGACACGGTTTTGCCAAATATGTATACTTTCAATACAATGGTTAATGGGTATTGTAAGTTGGGGAATTTGAGTGAGGCTAGTGTTTATGTGAGTGAGATTGTGCAGGCGGGTTTTGCGCTGGATACGTTTACTTATACTTCGTTGATTTTGGGGCATTGTAGGAGTAGGAATGTGGATGGTGCTTGCTGTGTCTTTGGGCTAATGTGGCGAAAGGGTTGTCCGAGGAATGAGGTTTCGTATACGAATCTTATTCATGGGCTTTGTGAAGCAGGAAGAATTGGAGAGGCACTGAAGTTGTTCTTGCACATGGAGGAGGACAATTGCTCTCCCACTGTGAGGACGTTTACGGTTCTGATTTGTGCATTGTGTGAGGCAGGCAGGAAATTGGAGGCCATGAATCTTTTTAGAGAGATGAGTGGGAGAGGTTGTGAGCCTAATGCTCATACTTATACGGTCTTAATTGATAGTTCTTCTAAGGAGAGGAACTTTGATGACGCTAGGAAGCTGTTAGATCAGATGCTGGAAAAAGGTTTGGTTCCTGGTGTGGTCACTTACAATGCGTTAATTGATGGGTACTGTAAAGTGGGAAAAAATTCAGAGGCATTGGAAATTTTGGGGTTGATGGATTCGAATAATTGCAGCCCGAATTCTCGAACGTACAATGAGTTGATTTGTGGGTTTTGTGAAGTGAAAGATATACATCGGGCAATGTCATTGCTTAATAAAATGTTTGAGCGCAACCTATCTCCTACCCTCGTTACATATAATTCGCTAATCCATGGGCAGTGTAGAGTAGGTCATTTGGATAGTGCTTTTAAATTGCTTAATTTGGTGAAGGAAAATGGTCTTGTTCCTGATCAGTGGACTTACAGTATACTTATAGACACACTATGCAAAAGAGGGAGAGTAGAAGAAGCTTGTGAACTCTTCAATTCCTCCCAGGAAAAAGATCTTAAAGCAAATGAAGTAATGTATACTGCTTTGATTGATGGATACTGCAAAGTTGGGAAGATTTATGAAGCACACTCTTTGTTCAAAAGAATGGTGGATGAGGAATGTTCTCCAAACTCAATCACTTTCAATGTCTTGATAGACAACTTGTGTACTCAGAATAAAGGGCAGGAAGCTTTATCGCTTGTAGATGAAATGATTAAGGTGAATTTGAAGCCCACAGTTGAAACATATACAAATCTTATCGCAGAAATGTTGAAAGAGGGTGATATCAATCATGCTAATAAGACTCTTAATCAAATGATATCCTCAGGTTGTCAGCCTGATGTATTTGCGTACACTACATTTGTGCATGCATACTGTAGTCAAGGAAGATTGGAAGAAGCTGAGAATGTGATGACTAAGATGAAGGAAGAAGGAATTGTTCCTGATTCTTTGGCTTACACATTTTTAATTGATGGATATGGATGCATGCAATTGCTAGAGTGCTCATTTGATGTTCTCAAGCGAATGTTTGATGCTGCTTGTGAGCCTTCTCATCATACATATGGGTTTCTTTTAAAACATCTAGTGAAGGAAACGCTAACGATAAAAGATGGTTGCATTGTTGAAGGTTCATTTGCTCAAGGTTTTGTTtcaaatgatttaattaatgtCTGGAAGACGCTTGATTTTGATATAGTATCTCTGCTGTTTAAGAAAATGGTTGAACATGGTTGCAAACCTAATGTTAATACCTACAGCAAACTTATTACCGGACTTTGTAGGGTGGGGCGGTTGAATGTTGCTCTAAAGTTGTTGAATGACTTACAAGAAGGTGGAATGTCTCCCAGTGAGCTTATTTATAACGAACTCCTTAGATGTTGCTGTGAGTTGAAATTATATGAGGAGGCATTGAGTTTGCTATATGACATGAATAAGAATGGCCATTTGGCACATTTGGAGTCCTACAAGCTGCTTATTTGTGGGCTTTGTGACGAAGGAAAAAAAGCAATGGCTGAATCAGTATTTCATACTTTGCTTTGTTGTCAGTATAATTATGATGAAGTAGCTTGGAAAGTTCTTATTGATGGCCTACTTAAGAATGGCTATAATGATGAATgttcaatgtttttgaaaagTATGGAGAAGAAGGGTTGTCAATTGCATCCTCAGACGTATGCATTGTTGATTGAGGGGACTTGA